From one Anopheles cruzii chromosome 3, idAnoCruzAS_RS32_06, whole genome shotgun sequence genomic stretch:
- the LOC128270711 gene encoding fibrinogen-like protein A, whose amino-acid sequence MGPLAWTVLLCIVNSARSGDAIFDETDSATPCSASFSGYALEMLMVKLDHMQQSVLELQIELAKLRKEVAQSQNDSEPPMQHCFLELQTELAKQREETAQSQNDILQSMHRLEDDVGRNYTLLQERSWQILTQIPTRVTKKTNLLSYVPYRSCSDIRNAQSGAYIIQANNESYAFMVYCHRDMEGGGIWLVIQHRFDGSLNFYRNWTEYRNGFGDIEKEFWIGLERLHQLTSGRPHELMVELRDFKGNYKFALYAAFEIGSEAEHYNLKTLGATMELQDSLSSHKNMKFSTYDRDNDVWKEVNCAVRFEGAWWYYNCYRTNLNGPYKNIVDGKSMNWYDFSNSHEGLSFSRMMIRPK is encoded by the coding sequence ATGGGGCCTCTAGCATGGACAGTGCTCTTGTGCATCGTCAACAGTGCTAGATCGGGTGACGcgattttcgacgaaactgaTTCTGCTACACCATGTTCTGCTAGCTTCTCTGGATATGCTCTCGAGATGCTCATGGTAAAGCTAGACCACATGCAGCAAAGTGTCCTGGAACTACAGATCGAATTGGCCAAGCTGCGGAAAGAGGTTGCGCAGAGCCAAAATGACAGCGAGCCGCCCATGCAGCATTGTTTCTTGGAGCTACAGACCGAATTGGCCAAGCAGCGGGAAGAGACTGCGCAGAGCCAAAATGACATCCTCCAATCGATGCATCGATTGGAGGATGATGTTGGACGCAACTATACTCTTCTACAGGAACGATCATGGCAGATCTTGACGCAAATACCTACGCGTGTTACAAAGAAGACTAATCTTCTTTCATATGTGCCCTATCGCTCGTGCAGTGACATTCGGAATGCACAGTCTGGGGCATATATTATCCAGGCGAACAATGAAAGTTACGCTTTTATGGTGTACTGTCACCGCGATATGGAGGGTGGAGGCATctggttggtgatacagcACCGATTCGACGGATCGCTAAACTTCTATCGCAACTGGACCGAGTATCGGAATGGTTTTGGTGACATTGAGAAGGAGTTCTGGATCGGACTTGAACGACTACATCAGCTGACATCGGGGCGACCCCATGAactgatggttgagctgagagactttaaggggaattataaatttgcacTCTACGCAGCATTCGAGATCGGCAGTGAAGCCGAACATTACAATCTGAAAACACTTGGAGCTACAATGGAACTGCAGGATTCTCTGTCAAGTcacaagaatatgaaattctcGACGTACGATCGTGATAATGATGTATGGAAGGAAGTAAATTGTGCTGTAAGATTTGAGGGTGCCTGGTGGTACTACAACTGCTATCGCACCAATTTGAACGGGCCATACAAGAATATAGTAGATGGTAAATCGATGAACTGGTACGACTTCAGCAATTCCCATGAAGGACTGAgcttttcaagaatgatgatcCGACCAAAATAA